The sequence below is a genomic window from Acidobacteriota bacterium.
GCCGATTTCGCGCGCCTAGGCGAGCAGTTAAGCGTCCTGGAGCAGGCCGGGTGCGGGATGGTTCACGTGGACGTGATGGACGGCCATTTCGTGCCCAATATCACGCTGGGACCGCCGGTGGTGGCGTCCCTGCGCAAGGCCACGCGGATGACCCTGGATGTCCACTTGATGATTTCCGATCCGGACCGCTACGCGCCGCTCTTCATCGAAGCCGGTGCGGACCAGGTGAGCGTGCACCAGGAGACTTGCCCGCACCTGGACCGCACTGTCAAAATGATTCAAGGCCTCGGTGCGCGGGCGGGCGTGGTCGTCAATCCCGCGACGTCCGTCGACACGCTGGATGACGTGCTGGGGTTCGTCGATTTTGTCTTGATCATGAGTGTCAATCCGGGTTTTGGCGGACAAACGTTTATCCCTGACACGCTGGACAAGGTACGGCGGTTGGCGGCGCGCAAGCGGGAACGGGGTTTGACGTTCCCCATCGAGATCGACGGCGGCGTGACGCGCGATAATGTGGGGGAAGTCGTGCGGGCGGGCGTCGAATGGGTGGTGGCGGGATCGGCGGTTTTCGGAAACGGAAGCCCGGCCGTGAACGTCACGGAGAATTTCAACCAGTTGCGGCAGCAGGCTCGCGCTGCTGAAATGGTTCGTGTTTAATAGAAGGGTGGCTATGTTTCCTACTGCAAAACGATTGAGTTTGGCGGGCCTGGCGGCGGTGCTCCTGCTTTCCGCGGGCTGCGGTTTCCATCGCAAAAAATACGAGAACCCCATCACCAAGGACACCGAGCAGCCCGACAAAGTTCTCTTCGATAAGGCCATCCGCGACATCGAGAAGACGCGCTACGAAGTCGCGCGGCTAACGCTGAACACGCTCATCAACACCTATGACTCGAGCGAATTTCTGGCCAAGGCCAAGCTCGCCATCGCCGATAGCTGGATGCGGCAGGCAGGCACCGAGGGTTTGGCCCAGGCGGAGGCCGAATACAAAGATTTTCAGTTGTTCTATCCGACCATGCCGGAAGCTCCCGAAGCCCAGGCCAAGATTTGCGAGATCCATTTCCAGCAGATGGAAAAGGCCGACCGCGACCCCAACAACGCTTTGCGCGCCGAGCAGGAGTGTCGGGACCTGCTTGTGAAGTATCCCAACACCAAGTTTGCGCCGCAAACCACGCAAAGGCTGCGCGAGATTCAGGAAGTTCTCGCCGAGGCCGAGATGACCGCGGGGGATTTCTACCACCACAAAGGCGCGTTCTCAGCGGCGGCCAACCGGCTGAACGGACTGGTGGGCCAGTATCCGCTGTATAGCCATGCCGACGCAGCTCTCTGGAAAGAAGGCGACTCCTATTCGCACATGGGCGCCCGCTTCCGCCAGAAAGCCGGCGAGGCGTACGCCAAGATCGTGCGCGATTATCCGCTGAGCGAATATGCCGACGCGGCCAAGCAAAAATTGAAAGAGATGGAGATGACGGTGCCCGAAGCCGATCCCGTGGCGGTGGCGCGCATGAAGTTTGAAGCGGCCAACCATGTGGAGCCGGGCATGATTCATAAAGCCATGTCATTTCTCCACCACGGTCCCGAGGTGAGTGAGGCCGCCAAGAGCGGCACGCCCACCATGAATCCGCCGCCTCGTGAGATTCCAGAAACGGTGCCGAAGCCTGCCGACGCGGGCGGCTTTACGGGTGACGTGACTGTCGCGCCGGTCACCGGAACATCCGCTCTGGATACCCAACCCGACGCGCGGACTCCTTCCGCTCCCGCCGATTCCACGGCCAAGCCGGCCGCGACGGCGCCGCCCGCGGATACCGCGACGTCCAATGACGGTAAGGGCAACGGCAAGAATAACCGGAAGCAGAAAAAATAGTTCCCCATGGGTAGGATCCCGCGGGCCCCGGCATGAGCTTGATTTTGTTAGCGGACGACAGCCCTCACGCGCTGAGAATGGGTGAGCAGATCCTGCGCGAAGAAGGCTACGAAGTGGTCTGCGCCGCCAGCGGGGCGGACGCCACCCGGTGGCTGGCCGCGGTACATCCGGACGTGGTCATCGCCGATGCGTTTCTGCCCGGATGGACGGGCGCCGACTCATGCCCCCAGGTGAAAGCCGCCAGTCGGCACACGCGCGTGATTTTGACCGCTGGGGCGCTGGAAACCTGCGACCATGCCGCGGCCAAGAGAATGGGCGGAGACGCATTTCTGCGCAAACCGTTTGAAGCCTCCGTGGTCGCGGCGGTGGTGGCTCCCCTGGTTCGCGAGGCGGGCCTGGACAAGTCCACCGCTGCCCCGGACCGGAGCGAGGAGATCCAGGCTCTGGTGGCGCGCGCGGTGGAAGAAGAGCTCCCCCGCATGGTCGAGGAAATCACGCGCAAGGTGCTGCTGGCGCTGCCCCGCTGACGTCTTATACTCAAAATCAAATATGCCTGACAACAGTTTTGACATCGTTTCGAAAATCGAATTGCCGGAAGTCGGCAATGCCGTGCAGCAAGCCGTGAAGGAGATCCTGCAGCGCTTTGACCTGAAGGACAGCCATTCGTCGATTGAGCTGAGCGAGAAGGAGAACAAGATCCTGCTGCACAGCTCCGACGAGTTCAAATTGAAGGCCATCACCGATGTACTGCAGGCCAAGCTGGTCAAGCGGAATGTGCCCTTGAAAGGCCTGAACTACGGAACCATTACCCCGGCCGCGGGCTCCAGCGTGCGCCAGGAGATCACCTTGCAGCAGGGGATCGCCATCGAGAAGGCCCGCGACATCGTCAAGCGGATCAAGGACAGCAAGCTGAAGGTGCAGGCCTCGATTCAAGGCGACTTCGTGCGCGTGTCAGGAAAAGACCGTGACTCTTTACAGCAGGTGATCGCTCTGCTGCGCGGAGCCGACTTCGGCATCGACATGCAGTTCACCAACTACCGCACCAATTAGAGAATGCCCCGGCGCATCGAAAGCCTGTTCATTCCCGGCCCCGCCGGGCGGCTGGAGGCGTTGCTGGAAGAACCCGAAGACGCCGCGCCCACTGGTGCAGCTCTGGTCTGCCATCCTCATCCGCAGCACGGCGGGACCATGCACAACAAAGTGGTTTATCGCGTGGCGCGGGGCCTGCGCGCGGCGGGCAACGCCGTATTGCGCTTCCATTATCGCGGGGTCAATCTGAGCGAAGGCAGCTACGCCCAAGGAGAGGGAGAACTGGACGACGCCCGGGCGGCGCTAGATCTCTTGCGAGCCCGCTATCGGGAGCTGCCATTGACCCTCGCCGGATTCTCGTTCGGCGCCCGCGTCGTGCTCCGCCTGGGTTCGGCTCCTGATTCGGGCACCGCCGCGCGGCGGGTGGTCGCCGTTGGATTTCCAGCCGTCTACGCGGACCGCTCCAGCCTGGAGGAGACTTCCGCACCGCGCATATTCGTTCACAGCACCCGCGACCAATACGGATCAGTGGAGGAACTCACGGCGATTGTCGGCCGGCTCAGCGAGCCCAAGCAGCTTATCCTGATCGAAGCGGAAGATCACTTCTTCGCGGGGGCGCTCGACCGGCTGGAGGAAGCGATCGCGGGATTAGAAACGGGAGCGGAGCGGACTCCGCGGGCTTAGGATGCCGGCTTGCGGCGGAGCTTCAGCGCCGCCAGTCCCGCAAGACCGAGGCCCATCATCCCCAGCGTAGCCGGCTCGGGTGTCGCCACGGGTCCCTGGGCGAGGAATTCGGCGTCGCTGCCGGCTCCATTATTCGTCGCCAGATAGATGGTTTGCCGCACCCAGATGCGGTTGGTGGAAGCGATGCCCAAGTACACCGGCCCATCGAGACTGATGTTATTGCCGCTCAGCGTGCCCAGCGCCGAAACGCCGGTGGGATTCGCCGCGCAAGCAGCTGAAACTCCACTACCGCAGGTGTCCAGATACGCAACGGCCGTGGTGGTATTGGCATGGCTATGGACCGATCCGTACAGATCCACCCAAACGAAATTTCCCGGGCTGGTCA
It includes:
- the bamD gene encoding outer membrane protein assembly factor BamD produces the protein MFPTAKRLSLAGLAAVLLLSAGCGFHRKKYENPITKDTEQPDKVLFDKAIRDIEKTRYEVARLTLNTLINTYDSSEFLAKAKLAIADSWMRQAGTEGLAQAEAEYKDFQLFYPTMPEAPEAQAKICEIHFQQMEKADRDPNNALRAEQECRDLLVKYPNTKFAPQTTQRLREIQEVLAEAEMTAGDFYHHKGAFSAAANRLNGLVGQYPLYSHADAALWKEGDSYSHMGARFRQKAGEAYAKIVRDYPLSEYADAAKQKLKEMEMTVPEADPVAVARMKFEAANHVEPGMIHKAMSFLHHGPEVSEAAKSGTPTMNPPPREIPETVPKPADAGGFTGDVTVAPVTGTSALDTQPDARTPSAPADSTAKPAATAPPADTATSNDGKGNGKNNRKQKK
- a CDS encoding ribulose-phosphate 3-epimerase → MAEILPSILSADFARLGEQLSVLEQAGCGMVHVDVMDGHFVPNITLGPPVVASLRKATRMTLDVHLMISDPDRYAPLFIEAGADQVSVHQETCPHLDRTVKMIQGLGARAGVVVNPATSVDTLDDVLGFVDFVLIMSVNPGFGGQTFIPDTLDKVRRLAARKRERGLTFPIEIDGGVTRDNVGEVVRAGVEWVVAGSAVFGNGSPAVNVTENFNQLRQQARAAEMVRV
- a CDS encoding PEP-CTERM sorting domain-containing protein produces the protein MLPRPSTGSHLDPTPRWFRIQTPSMYPRTVLVFSLTPVSCPPCTLGSFCVSGKNQSLTVTITYLVTSPGNFVWVDLYGSVHSHANTTTAVAYLDTCGSGVSAACAANPTGVSALGTLSGNNISLDGPVYLGIASTNRIWVRQTIYLATNNGAGSDAEFLAQGPVATPEPATLGMMGLGLAGLAALKLRRKPAS
- a CDS encoding YajQ family cyclic di-GMP-binding protein; this translates as MPDNSFDIVSKIELPEVGNAVQQAVKEILQRFDLKDSHSSIELSEKENKILLHSSDEFKLKAITDVLQAKLVKRNVPLKGLNYGTITPAAGSSVRQEITLQQGIAIEKARDIVKRIKDSKLKVQASIQGDFVRVSGKDRDSLQQVIALLRGADFGIDMQFTNYRTN
- a CDS encoding response regulator; protein product: MSLILLADDSPHALRMGEQILREEGYEVVCAASGADATRWLAAVHPDVVIADAFLPGWTGADSCPQVKAASRHTRVILTAGALETCDHAAAKRMGGDAFLRKPFEASVVAAVVAPLVREAGLDKSTAAPDRSEEIQALVARAVEEELPRMVEEITRKVLLALPR